In a single window of the Streptomyces sp. NBC_00285 genome:
- a CDS encoding IclR family transcriptional regulator produces the protein MRSVRRAFDILALLSEDRPVVTLREITEATGLAKTTALRLVQTLEETGLLGSHPSGYTAGPALWRWAHLARSQWEVPQETRKVMRDLADRLGETVNLFVARGVHRICVAHEESPHPLRHVVDVGDEQPLWAGASSKILLRDASDTLLRRVAVASPQGEPHAERLRTQAAEASERGYAVSSSEWDEGLTAVAVPVTGRTGQVVASLSLSGPSHRFPYEAVERFATELAEGARLISGQGFSHPLSSST, from the coding sequence GTGCGCAGTGTGCGGCGGGCCTTCGACATCCTCGCCCTGCTCAGCGAGGACCGGCCCGTGGTCACCCTGCGGGAGATCACCGAGGCCACCGGGCTCGCGAAGACGACCGCGCTGCGCCTGGTGCAGACCCTGGAGGAGACCGGACTGCTGGGCTCGCACCCGTCCGGCTACACCGCGGGGCCCGCACTGTGGCGCTGGGCCCATCTCGCCCGCAGTCAGTGGGAGGTCCCCCAGGAGACCCGCAAGGTGATGCGCGACCTCGCGGACCGGCTCGGCGAGACCGTCAACCTCTTCGTCGCCCGGGGCGTCCACCGCATCTGCGTGGCCCACGAGGAGAGCCCGCACCCGCTGCGCCATGTCGTGGACGTCGGTGACGAGCAGCCCCTGTGGGCCGGGGCCTCCTCGAAGATCCTGCTGCGCGACGCCTCCGACACACTCCTGCGCCGGGTCGCCGTCGCCTCACCCCAGGGCGAACCCCACGCCGAGCGGCTGCGGACCCAGGCCGCGGAGGCGTCGGAACGGGGTTACGCCGTCAGCAGCAGCGAGTGGGACGAGGGGCTCACCGCCGTGGCGGTGCCGGTCACCGGCCGCACCGGCCAGGTCGTCGCCTCCCTCTCGCTCAGCGGCCCCAGCCACCGCTTCCCCTACGAGGCCGTCGAACGCTTCGCCACGGAACTCGCCGAGGGCGCCCGCCTCATCTCCGGGCAGGGCTTCAGCCACCCGCTGAGCAGCAGCACCTGA
- a CDS encoding NAD(P)-dependent oxidoreductase, whose product MTDKLTVSVLGTGIMGAAMARNLVRAGHTVRAWNRSAAKAQPLAADGVEIADSPAEAVRGADVVLTMLYDGPAALDVMRQAAEALRPGAAWVQSTTAGVEAIADLAAFARAHELVFFDAPVLGTRQPAEAGQLLVLAAGPTVGRDAVTPVLDAVGARTVWTGEDGGEGSATRLKLVANSWVLAVTNAAGEVLALAKALDVDPQSFFDAIDGGPLDMGYLRAKSAMVLEGRLSPAQFAVSTAAKDARLIVEAGERGGVRLDVAAASAERFERAAAQGHGDEDMAAAYFASFDENA is encoded by the coding sequence ATGACCGACAAGCTCACCGTGAGCGTCCTGGGCACCGGCATCATGGGTGCCGCGATGGCCCGCAACCTCGTCCGCGCCGGACACACCGTCCGTGCCTGGAACCGCAGCGCGGCCAAGGCGCAGCCGCTGGCCGCGGACGGCGTGGAGATCGCCGACAGCCCCGCCGAGGCCGTCCGGGGCGCCGATGTCGTCCTGACCATGCTCTACGACGGTCCCGCTGCCCTGGACGTCATGCGGCAGGCCGCCGAGGCCCTGCGTCCGGGCGCCGCATGGGTGCAGTCGACCACTGCCGGTGTCGAGGCGATCGCCGACCTGGCCGCCTTCGCCCGCGCCCATGAACTGGTGTTCTTCGACGCGCCCGTTCTGGGCACCCGCCAGCCCGCCGAGGCCGGTCAGCTGCTGGTCCTCGCCGCCGGACCGACCGTCGGCCGGGACGCCGTGACCCCGGTTCTCGACGCGGTCGGCGCGCGCACCGTGTGGACGGGCGAGGACGGCGGCGAGGGCAGCGCGACCCGGCTGAAACTGGTCGCCAACAGCTGGGTGCTCGCGGTGACCAACGCGGCCGGGGAGGTACTCGCCCTGGCGAAGGCTCTCGACGTGGACCCGCAGAGCTTCTTCGACGCCATCGACGGCGGCCCGCTCGACATGGGCTATCTGCGCGCGAAGTCCGCCATGGTCCTCGAAGGCCGTTTGTCACCGGCCCAGTTCGCGGTGTCCACCGCCGCCAAGGACGCCCGTCTGATCGTCGAGGCCGGCGAGCGCGGCGGCGTCCGCCTGGATGTGGCCGCGGCGAGCGCCGAACGCTTCGAGCGCGCCGCCGCCCAGGGCCACGGCGACGAGGACATGGCGGCCGCCTACTTCGCGAGCTTCGACGAGAACGCCTGA
- a CDS encoding tRNA-dependent cyclodipeptide synthase: MPTPRAASIAARRGDGFVATPFSEHCVELVDSGHHVFLGISPGNGYFSEDRLVALLRWAAARFTRVEIAHPGTDTVACTYLGRGYEPRHARARAHRDVRQTANRVSRAVDSARIDPARLRVAEFADFYDLPAYRAARERLARAHDEQPAFHTTCMRMVTAVLRTTMPADWTPTTDQLAAGAEYLDSELPFLLDTPAILGVPASVFAYRATPALAGFLYGPDALLPAAQTQGFVTVEPLPATP; this comes from the coding sequence ATGCCGACGCCACGGGCAGCCTCGATCGCGGCCCGTCGGGGGGACGGCTTCGTCGCCACCCCCTTCTCCGAACACTGCGTGGAACTCGTCGACTCCGGACACCACGTGTTCCTCGGTATCAGCCCCGGCAACGGGTACTTCTCCGAGGACCGGCTCGTGGCACTGCTGCGCTGGGCCGCCGCCCGCTTCACCCGTGTCGAGATCGCCCACCCCGGCACCGACACCGTCGCCTGCACCTACCTCGGCCGCGGATACGAACCCCGGCACGCCCGGGCCCGCGCCCACCGGGACGTACGCCAGACGGCCAACCGCGTCTCCCGGGCCGTGGACAGCGCGCGCATCGACCCGGCCCGGCTCCGGGTCGCCGAGTTCGCCGACTTCTACGACCTCCCCGCCTACCGCGCCGCCCGCGAGCGCCTCGCCCGAGCGCACGACGAGCAGCCCGCGTTCCACACCACCTGCATGCGTATGGTCACCGCTGTCCTGCGCACCACGATGCCCGCCGACTGGACCCCGACCACCGACCAACTGGCTGCGGGCGCCGAGTACTTGGACAGCGAACTTCCGTTCCTCCTCGACACCCCGGCCATCCTCGGGGTACCGGCGTCCGTCTTCGCCTACCGTGCCACCCCGGCCCTCGCGGGCTTCCTCTACGGCCCGGACGCGCTGCTCCCGGCGGCGCAGACGCAGGGATTCGTCACGGTGGAGCCGCTCCCGGCCACGCCGTGA
- a CDS encoding amidohydrolase family protein, with product MNDHGTASVGEEAGEVRRFWERLGLPGLIDVHTHFMPERVLHKVWEYFDTNGPLLGGAGWPITYRQEEAQRTALLREFGVRAFTAMLYPHKPGMARWLNGWAADFARRTPDCLHTATLYPEPDVAAYVREAVEAGARVFKAHVQVGAYDPADERLQEAWGVLAEAGTPVVIHCGSGPAPGKHTGPGPVAQVLARHPRLRLIVAHMGMSEYEEFLDLAERYDEVRLDTTMAFTDFTEAFIPFPGRALPRLSALGDRILLGSDFPNIPYPYLHQLQALERLELGQEWLRAVCHDNAADLFGRRVS from the coding sequence ATGAATGATCACGGCACGGCATCCGTCGGTGAGGAGGCCGGCGAGGTCCGGCGTTTCTGGGAGCGGCTCGGTCTGCCGGGGCTGATCGACGTCCACACCCATTTCATGCCCGAGCGTGTGCTGCACAAGGTGTGGGAGTACTTCGACACCAACGGGCCGCTGCTCGGCGGGGCGGGATGGCCGATCACATACCGGCAGGAAGAGGCGCAGAGAACGGCCCTGCTGCGGGAGTTCGGCGTCCGAGCCTTCACCGCGATGCTGTACCCGCACAAGCCCGGCATGGCCAGGTGGCTGAACGGTTGGGCGGCCGACTTCGCCCGCCGCACCCCCGACTGTCTGCACACCGCCACGCTCTACCCCGAGCCGGATGTCGCGGCGTACGTCCGCGAGGCCGTCGAAGCGGGCGCACGCGTGTTCAAGGCCCACGTCCAGGTCGGAGCCTACGACCCGGCCGACGAACGTCTCCAGGAGGCGTGGGGGGTGCTCGCCGAGGCCGGCACCCCCGTGGTGATCCACTGCGGCTCGGGGCCCGCGCCCGGCAAGCACACGGGCCCCGGGCCCGTCGCGCAGGTCCTGGCACGGCACCCGAGGCTGCGGCTGATCGTCGCGCACATGGGCATGTCCGAGTACGAGGAGTTCCTCGACCTCGCCGAGCGGTACGACGAGGTGCGGCTGGACACGACGATGGCGTTCACCGACTTCACCGAGGCGTTCATACCGTTCCCGGGCCGCGCCCTGCCCCGTCTGTCCGCGCTCGGCGACCGCATCCTGCTCGGCTCCGACTTCCCCAACATCCCCTACCCGTACCTGCACCAGCTCCAGGCCCTGGAACGGCTGGAGCTGGGCCAGGAGTGGCTGCGGGCCGTGTGCCACGACAACGCGGCCGACCTGTTCGGCAGGCGGGTGTCCTAG
- a CDS encoding aldehyde dehydrogenase family protein, which translates to MNQPLSEQPADVVARLRATFRTGRTKPVEWRTTQLRRLREMLTENGTELAAALHTDLGKSSTEAFRTEIDFVIREVDHTLDHLADWLRPESAPVPAHLGTDATAWTQYDPLGVVLVIAPWNYPAQLLLAPLAGALAAGNAVVVKPSEMAPATSATLARLLPAYLDTESVAVVEGGIPETTALLAEPFDHIFYTGNGAVGRIVLRAAAEHLTPVTLELGGKSPAFVDRDADLTVVADRLVRGKFINAGQTCVAPDYVLTDPDTSAALEPLLASAVEKLFGSDPADSGDFGRIVNERHFDRLTGLLDSGRTVVGGASDRTTKYIAPTVLADVAPEAPVMQEEIFGPILPIVTVPGLDEAIDFINDRDKPLALYVFTDSDTTRGRIADETSSGGLGYGLPLAHLTVSDLPFGGVGASGMGNYHGRYSIETFSHRKAILAKPLG; encoded by the coding sequence GTGAACCAGCCCCTGTCCGAGCAGCCCGCCGACGTCGTGGCCCGGCTGCGCGCCACCTTCCGCACCGGCCGCACCAAGCCCGTCGAGTGGCGCACCACCCAGCTGCGCCGCCTGCGCGAGATGCTTACGGAGAACGGCACGGAGCTGGCCGCCGCCCTCCACACCGACCTGGGCAAGAGCTCCACCGAGGCCTTCCGCACCGAGATCGACTTCGTTATCCGCGAGGTCGACCACACCCTCGACCACCTCGCCGACTGGCTGCGCCCCGAATCAGCCCCCGTCCCCGCGCACCTCGGCACCGACGCCACCGCCTGGACGCAGTACGACCCGCTCGGTGTCGTCCTCGTCATCGCCCCGTGGAACTACCCGGCCCAGCTGCTGCTCGCCCCCCTGGCCGGCGCCCTCGCCGCCGGCAACGCGGTGGTCGTCAAGCCCAGCGAGATGGCCCCGGCCACCTCCGCCACGCTGGCCCGGCTGCTGCCCGCGTACCTGGACACAGAGTCCGTCGCGGTCGTCGAGGGCGGCATCCCGGAGACCACGGCCCTGCTCGCCGAGCCCTTCGACCACATCTTCTACACCGGGAACGGCGCCGTCGGCCGTATCGTCCTGCGCGCCGCCGCCGAGCACCTCACGCCCGTCACCCTCGAACTGGGCGGCAAGTCCCCGGCGTTCGTCGACCGCGACGCCGACCTCACCGTCGTCGCCGACCGGCTCGTCCGCGGGAAGTTCATCAACGCGGGCCAGACCTGCGTCGCCCCCGACTACGTCCTGACCGACCCGGACACCTCGGCCGCCCTGGAGCCGCTCCTCGCAAGCGCCGTCGAGAAGCTGTTCGGCAGCGACCCCGCCGACTCCGGCGACTTCGGCCGCATCGTCAACGAGCGGCACTTCGACCGTCTCACCGGCCTGCTCGACTCGGGACGCACGGTCGTCGGCGGCGCGAGCGACCGTACGACCAAGTACATCGCGCCCACCGTCCTCGCCGACGTGGCGCCCGAGGCGCCGGTCATGCAGGAGGAGATCTTCGGCCCCATCCTGCCGATCGTCACCGTCCCCGGCCTCGACGAGGCCATCGACTTCATCAACGACCGGGACAAGCCCCTCGCGCTGTACGTCTTCACCGACTCCGACACGACCCGGGGCCGCATCGCCGACGAGACCTCCTCCGGCGGCCTCGGCTACGGCCTGCCCCTCGCCCATCTCACCGTCTCCGACCTGCCGTTCGGCGGGGTCGGGGCGAGCGGCATGGGCAACTACCACGGTCGGTACTCCATCGAGACGTTCAGCCACCGCAAGGCGATCCTGGCCAAGCCGCTCGGCTAG